One Streptococcus gallolyticus subsp. gallolyticus DSM 16831 DNA window includes the following coding sequences:
- the pta gene encoding phosphate acetyltransferase, with translation MGIRSLFGSLREKIIGKNLKIVFPEGNDERVLRAAARLKFEGLIEPIILGDAKEVRALLAKFGFADQNYVIINPAEYDQFDEMKEAFLEIRKGKVTPEDAERLLQDVNYFGVMLVKLGLADGMVSGAIHSTADTVRPALQIIKTKPGISRTSGVFLMNRETTEQRLVFADCAINIDPTAQELAEIAVNTADTAKIFDIEPKIAMLSFSTKGSAKAPQVEKVQTATKIAKETRPDILLDGELQFDAAFVPGTAAVKAPDSDIAGQANVFIFPDLQSGNIGYKIAQRLGMFEAIGPILQGLNKPVNDLSRGSSAEDIYKLAIITAAQAIDGNDN, from the coding sequence ATGGGAATTCGATCTTTATTTGGTAGCTTACGGGAAAAAATTATTGGTAAAAACCTCAAAATTGTTTTTCCTGAAGGAAATGACGAACGCGTGCTTCGAGCAGCCGCTCGTTTGAAATTCGAGGGATTAATTGAGCCGATTATTTTAGGAGACGCTAAAGAAGTTCGAGCTTTGCTTGCGAAATTTGGCTTCGCTGATCAAAATTATGTCATTATCAACCCAGCAGAATACGATCAATTTGATGAAATGAAAGAAGCATTTCTTGAAATTCGTAAGGGAAAAGTAACACCAGAAGATGCTGAGCGTTTGTTGCAAGATGTCAATTATTTTGGTGTCATGCTTGTCAAACTTGGCTTGGCTGACGGAATGGTTTCTGGTGCCATTCATTCAACCGCTGATACGGTTCGCCCAGCGCTTCAAATCATTAAAACGAAACCTGGCATTTCACGCACTTCAGGAGTGTTCTTGATGAATCGTGAAACAACAGAACAACGTCTTGTGTTTGCTGACTGTGCGATTAATATCGACCCTACCGCTCAAGAATTGGCTGAAATTGCTGTGAATACTGCGGATACGGCTAAAATTTTTGACATTGAACCAAAGATTGCAATGTTGAGTTTTTCAACGAAAGGAAGTGCTAAGGCGCCACAAGTTGAAAAAGTACAAACAGCAACTAAGATTGCTAAAGAAACACGTCCTGACATTCTTTTGGATGGTGAATTGCAATTTGATGCGGCATTTGTTCCAGGGACAGCGGCTGTAAAAGCACCAGATAGTGATATTGCAGGACAAGCAAATGTCTTTATCTTCCCAGACCTTCAATCAGGAAATATTGGTTACAAAATTGCTCAACGCTTAGGGATGTTTGAAGCTATTGGTCCAATCCTTCAAGGACTCAACAAGCCTGTGAATGATTTGTCACGTGGTTCAAGTGCTGAGGATATTTACAAATTAGCTATCATCACAGCTGCTCAAGCTATTGATGGTAACGACAATTAA
- a CDS encoding SDR family oxidoreductase, which produces MSKIALVTGASAGFGKAIAEKLVSDGYRVIASARRLEKLQSLQAALGEQNVYPLQMDVSQTQAIDEALASLPKEWREIDILVNNAGLALGLDKAYEADFSDWLTMINTNIIGLTYLTRQILPDMVKRNTGMIINLGSTAGTVPYPGANVYGASKAFVKQFSLNLRADLAGTKIRVTNIEPGLCEGTEFSNVRFKGDNERAEKLYDGAHAIKTEDIANTVSWVASQPSHVNINRIEIMPVSQSFGPQPVYRD; this is translated from the coding sequence ATGTCAAAAATTGCTTTAGTTACGGGAGCTTCTGCTGGATTTGGTAAAGCTATCGCTGAAAAATTAGTATCTGACGGTTATCGTGTCATTGCTAGTGCCCGCCGTTTGGAAAAATTGCAGAGCTTACAAGCAGCACTAGGTGAACAGAATGTTTACCCTCTTCAAATGGATGTCTCACAAACACAAGCTATTGATGAAGCTTTGGCTTCTTTGCCTAAAGAGTGGCGAGAAATTGACATTCTGGTTAACAATGCAGGCTTAGCACTTGGCTTGGATAAGGCATACGAAGCAGATTTTTCAGATTGGCTGACAATGATTAATACGAATATCATTGGTTTGACTTATTTAACTCGCCAAATTTTGCCAGATATGGTTAAACGTAATACTGGTATGATTATCAATCTTGGGTCAACTGCTGGTACAGTTCCTTATCCTGGGGCTAATGTTTACGGGGCTTCAAAAGCTTTCGTGAAACAATTTTCATTGAACTTGCGTGCGGATCTTGCAGGCACTAAAATTCGGGTTACCAATATTGAACCAGGTCTTTGTGAGGGAACAGAATTTTCAAATGTTCGTTTTAAAGGCGACAATGAACGCGCTGAAAAACTCTACGATGGCGCACATGCTATTAAAACAGAAGATATTGCTAACACCGTTTCTTGGGTGGCAAGCCAACCTTCTCATGTCAATATCAACCGCATTGAAATAATGCCTGTTTCCCAATCTTTCGGACCACAACCCGTTTACCGAGATTAA
- a CDS encoding sodium transporter — protein sequence MIDNMKNIKALLAHLPYRASFYDNNLKLIYSNNRSDGSFFPENESEKLSEWIWQSLHQSPEKSLHLQIPTDSFDVILTQTYQLILDTSGQSLGIITYIQDLKPLLSSYLKETGQAIVAWSDTTSGPSIGNDL from the coding sequence ATGATTGATAACATGAAAAACATTAAAGCATTACTGGCTCATCTTCCCTACCGAGCTAGTTTTTATGATAACAATTTAAAGCTCATTTATAGCAACAATCGCTCTGACGGTTCATTTTTTCCAGAAAATGAAAGCGAGAAACTTTCTGAATGGATTTGGCAAAGCCTGCATCAATCTCCAGAAAAAAGCCTACATTTGCAAATACCGACAGATAGTTTTGATGTCATCTTAACGCAAACTTATCAGCTGATTTTAGATACTTCTGGTCAATCACTTGGTATCATAACTTACATTCAAGACTTAAAACCACTTCTGTCTAGTTATCTAAAAGAAACTGGTCAAGCTATCGTTGCTTGGTCTGACACCACATCAGGACCTTCTATTGGTAATGATTTATAG
- a CDS encoding Cof-type HAD-IIB family hydrolase has protein sequence MSKIIFLDVDGTLVDYHNRVPESAVKAIQQARQNGHYVFVCTGRSRAEMQPELWEIGLDGMIGGNGSYVEHNGQVIMHQLISKEDAKAIVDWLHERGLEFYLESNNGLFASENFKEVARPVMRQYALSKGKTAAEVEHMEAEDALHGLIYGGELYRDDLNKVSFILNSYQDHLDSAKAFPSLKAGTWGGRGETALFGDLGVKDITKAHAIDVLLEHLQADKKDTIAFGDAKVDIPMLEYCEIGVSMGNGGPEILAMADMVTDDVEEDGLYNAFEKLGLI, from the coding sequence ATGAGTAAGATTATTTTTTTAGACGTCGATGGAACATTAGTGGATTATCATAATCGCGTGCCAGAGTCTGCTGTCAAAGCAATTCAACAAGCGCGTCAAAATGGACATTATGTCTTTGTTTGCACGGGACGTAGTCGTGCAGAAATGCAGCCTGAGCTATGGGAAATTGGTCTTGATGGCATGATTGGTGGCAATGGTTCTTATGTTGAACATAACGGTCAGGTGATCATGCACCAGTTGATTTCAAAAGAGGATGCCAAAGCTATTGTTGACTGGCTACACGAACGTGGGTTGGAATTTTACTTAGAATCAAATAATGGTCTTTTTGCTTCGGAAAATTTCAAAGAAGTTGCCCGCCCAGTAATGCGACAATATGCGCTTTCTAAAGGCAAAACTGCGGCAGAAGTTGAACATATGGAAGCAGAAGATGCTCTTCATGGCTTGATTTATGGCGGCGAATTGTATCGTGATGATTTGAATAAGGTCAGCTTTATTCTTAATTCTTACCAAGACCATTTGGATTCAGCCAAAGCTTTTCCAAGTTTAAAAGCTGGAACATGGGGTGGTCGTGGTGAAACGGCGTTATTTGGAGACCTCGGTGTTAAAGATATTACCAAAGCACACGCAATTGATGTTCTTTTGGAGCACTTGCAAGCTGATAAAAAGGATACCATTGCTTTTGGTGATGCTAAGGTTGATATTCCCATGCTAGAATATTGTGAAATTGGTGTCTCAATGGGAAATGGCGGTCCAGAAATTCTTGCTATGGCAGACATGGTAACCGATGACGTTGAGGAAGACGGACTTTATAATGCCTTTGAAAAATTGGGATTAATTTAA
- a CDS encoding glycoside hydrolase family 1 protein, translated as MLHKNLKPFPEHFLWGASTSAYQVEGAALEDGKGPSCQDVKEIPAGTADLSVSVDHYHHYKEDIALMAEMGFKSYRFSISWTRVLPNGTGEVNPKGIEFYNNLIDECLKYDIEPIVTMFHFDMPAALDERGSWSTHDSVDWFAEYARVLFENFGDRVKYWLTINEQNMLTLVGPVIGTLHVPEGTTNLTKEIYQQNHHQLVAQAKAMQLCHEMLPDAKIGPAPNISLVYPASSKPEDVIAAQNFNALRNWLYLDAYVFGEYNNLAWAYLEENDALPTVTDEDRAIMKAAKPDFIGFNYYNTATVEASDGSEVAGANGDQQSNQTFPGFAKSVDNPNLVKTEFGWEIDPVGFRATVREMYSRYRLPLLVTENGLGAYDTLTEDGKIHDNYRIEYLRQHIAQIQLAISDGVDMLGYNPWSAIDLISTHEGIRKRYGFIYVDRTDEEVGSLKRYRKDSFFWYKKVIAANGQDLSD; from the coding sequence ATGTTACACAAAAATTTAAAACCATTTCCAGAACATTTTTTGTGGGGAGCTTCAACGTCAGCTTATCAAGTTGAAGGAGCTGCTTTGGAGGACGGCAAAGGTCCGTCATGCCAAGACGTGAAAGAAATTCCTGCAGGAACAGCTGATTTGTCAGTTTCAGTTGACCATTATCATCATTACAAAGAAGATATTGCTCTAATGGCAGAAATGGGCTTCAAATCATATCGCTTCTCCATTTCTTGGACACGTGTTTTGCCGAATGGAACAGGCGAGGTTAATCCAAAAGGGATTGAATTCTACAATAATTTGATTGACGAATGTTTGAAATATGACATTGAACCAATCGTCACAATGTTCCACTTTGATATGCCAGCGGCGCTTGATGAACGTGGTTCTTGGTCAACACATGATTCTGTTGATTGGTTCGCTGAATATGCGCGTGTCTTGTTTGAAAACTTCGGTGACCGTGTTAAATATTGGCTAACAATCAATGAACAAAACATGCTAACATTGGTTGGTCCAGTTATCGGTACGCTTCATGTGCCAGAAGGAACAACTAATCTCACTAAAGAGATTTACCAACAAAATCATCACCAATTGGTTGCGCAAGCTAAAGCAATGCAACTTTGCCATGAAATGCTTCCTGATGCTAAAATTGGTCCAGCGCCAAATATCTCTTTGGTTTACCCAGCGTCATCAAAACCAGAAGATGTTATTGCTGCTCAAAACTTCAATGCGCTTCGTAATTGGCTTTATTTAGATGCTTATGTTTTCGGTGAATATAATAACCTAGCTTGGGCATATTTGGAAGAAAATGATGCTTTGCCAACGGTTACTGATGAGGACCGTGCTATCATGAAAGCAGCTAAACCTGATTTTATTGGCTTTAACTATTACAATACAGCGACTGTTGAAGCTTCTGACGGTAGTGAAGTCGCAGGCGCTAATGGCGACCAACAATCAAATCAAACTTTCCCAGGCTTTGCGAAGAGTGTTGACAATCCAAATCTTGTGAAAACAGAATTTGGTTGGGAAATTGACCCTGTTGGTTTCCGTGCAACTGTTCGCGAAATGTACAGCCGTTACCGTTTACCACTTTTAGTCACTGAAAATGGTCTCGGAGCCTATGATACTTTGACAGAAGACGGCAAAATTCACGATAACTACCGTATCGAATACCTTCGCCAACACATTGCACAAATCCAATTGGCTATTTCTGACGGTGTTGATATGCTTGGTTACAATCCATGGTCGGCAATCGACCTCATCTCAACACACGAAGGTATCCGTAAACGTTATGGCTTTATTTACGTCGACCGTACAGATGAAGAAGTAGGCAGCCTCAAACGCTACCGCAAAGATTCCTTCTTCTGGTACAAGAAAGTCATTGCCGCAAATGGACAAGATTTGTCAGATTGA